Within Leptospira limi, the genomic segment GTTTCCCATTTCGATAACGTGTGAGTTTCCCTCTTTCCACAGCGACTAATGGTACAAGGATCACATTGTCTTTGGAAGAAACTTCAATGGCAACATCTGTTGTCATATCAGGTAAAATTCCTTGGGGCAATTCATGTGGTTTAATCCTCACGAGAAACTGGCCATTGGATGGATAAATTCGTTCTACTTCCCCTTTGTAAACATTCCCACGGATGGATTCAAAACTGAGTTGGGCATGTTGTCCTGGTTTCACTCGTAATGCTGATTCTTGGTCGAGGGAAACAGAGATGTACACTTCTTTTAGGTTTTGGATTTCCAAAATGGGTAACCCAGGCATTGCTGTTTCGTTTTTGGCAATGCTGAGTTTGGTAACAGTGCCTGTAAACGGGGAACGAAAGGTAATTCCCGAATCATTCACTAAGAGTGGATCTCCCTTTTTGACTGATTGCCCTTCTTCCACATAAATCTCTCGGACTGATGCCGCGATTCCAAATTTTAAGATAAAACTATCCACTGGTTTCACAGTTCCCAGTGCATAGACAGCTTCCACTAACGAACCTTTTTGGATGACAAGTAGATTGGATTTCGAACCTCGAAAGAAAAAAACAAGGATCAAAATTAGAATGATACCAATTAAGGATACGAACCCGTAGAGTTTTTTACGATTCATGATGACCCCATCATGATCACTTCATTTGATTTGGAAATCTTTTTTCTTTTGAATTAACGTGCAAAGGTAAAGAGAAATTCACCTTCTTTGTCTTTGGCGGGGAAATATTCTTCACACCTAACATCAACAAACTGCCCTTTTTGTAAGGTATCAATCGGGAATGTTTCCGGAAGTCGCCCTTTTAAATAATGATCCGTCACAAGCCTTCCATCGTTTTCCAAAATTGCTTCAAAAGTTTTCCCGATGGCAGATTTTGCATACTTAGTGTGCAATTCAGAGCTGAGCGCCATAAGATCCAATACTCTGCGTTTTTTTTCATCACCAGGGATAGGATCACCCAAACTTTCAGCGGAGGTTCCTTTGCGAACAGAATATGGGAATACATGTAATTTGGCAAACCCAAGCTCAATTAACAATTGTTTGGTTTCTTGGAATTCTACTTCTGTTTCTGAAGGGAACCCTACAATCACATCTGTTCCTAAAAATAAATTGGGAAGTTTTGATTTTGCAAGTTCGATGCGTGTACGAAACGCATCTGGATGGTAGGTCCGTCTCATATCTTTTAAGATCTTCCGACTGCCACTTTGGATGGGGACATGTAAAAATTTACAAAATCTTGGATGTTGCATTAAATCAAGTAACCCAGATCCCACATCAGGAGGTTCAATGGAAGACAAACGAATCCTTGAGTATTCTAAAACTTTTAAAATATCTTCCACTAAATTGAGAAAACCTTTGTCTCCATTTTCCAAACGATACCAACCTAAATTAACGCCTGTTAATTGGATCTCACCTACTCCATTGTCTTGTAAGTATTTAACTTGGTCGATAATGTCCCCGTAGTTTCGACTAACCCCAAGTCCCCTCGCTGCGGGGATTTTACAATAAGAACATTTACGGTTACATCCGTCTTGGATTTTTAAATAGGCTCTGGTATGTCCTTCTGGTAATACGTCTGAGTAAGAAAAACGATCTAAGTTAGGTGGTTGTGAGTAGGATTTGCCTTCCCAATCAGCTAAGATTTGGTAAGGTAAACTACTTTTTTCGGTATTCCCAAAAACACCAAACACTCCGGGAATATTTTGTAACACTTCTTTGTCGGTTTCCGCATAACAGCCAGTGACATATACTTTTGCACCAGGATTTGTGCGAATGGCATTACGGATGATATTACGATTTTTGACATCAGCTTTGTTTGTTACCGTACATGTATTCACAACGATGTACTCTGCGTTTTCATCCGCTGTAGCAAGAGTAAACCCCTTGTCTTTTAGAATGGTGTACATTCCATCCGTCTCAAAAAAATTGAGACGACAACCGAGTGTATGGAACTTAATTTTCACAGAGCAACGAGTGAAGTAATCCTTTTCGAATTTTCTTTAATGGTATTACTTTCCCCATTGAGAGAGGATGCCTTTTCAATACATGTTTTGGCTTCTTCTAAATAGGTATTGGCCTGATTTTTTTTGCCCAATTTTCTATTGGTTCTAAAAAGAGACTCTTGAACGAGTGCTAGGTTATTCCAAATTTCTGCAGAGTTTTGGTTGATACTTGATGCCCAACGTAAACTCATATCAGCCTTATCATAGTTTTTTAGTTGGTAATAGATTTTACCCTCTAACTCTAACATACGAACATCACTCGGGCTTCCTGCTTTTGCTTTTTCAATTTGGGAAAGAGCAGTTTTGGAAGCTCCCTTTTCAGAGAGTGCCAAAGCATAATAATAACGAATTTCTGGATTTTGTGGGTACATGGGGATTGCTTTTTCCGCTAATTCAATCGCAGGTTTCCATTTTTTGTGTCGAGTTAAGATAGCAAGACTTCCCTGTAGCAAGTCTTCATCATCTGGTTTCCGTTTTCTTGCTTCCAACATGTTTTTGTAGGAATTATCAAAATCGTTTAACTTGTCATAGTTATAAGCAAGTAAGGCAAAAAATTCGTAAGATGATTTACCATCAGCAAGTAGACTTTTTACGAGTTCGATTGATTTAGAATAGTTTTTAGTTTTGTATTCATCCACCGCTTGGAAATAAGCAGAACCAACTTGTTCCTTCTCTTGCGCATACAATGTGGATACAAGTAGACAAATAACAGCAGTGATGTGAAAAAAATGTTTCATAGTAAATCCGAGGGAACCGTAATGGAGTTCAAATTGACCGTATCGATCCTGGAATGGTATGGTTCAATAGGGTCCAGGTATAGGAAAACGCTTCCCCCTTTGGAAAGCAAGTAATGTTCGATATGTTCTTCCGTAATGATTTCCAAATCCTCTACATAGAGGATTGGATTTTCCCCAGGGCCTAGGTGCAGATGGAATTCTTCGGTAGGTAAAAAATCTGATAAATTCAGATACCCAGATCCATAATACAATCCCGATTGGAAGTAGTATTTGTAATGAACTTTAACTTCAGGTAGGATTAAATTGGGGCGGATGTAACCGAGTTCGATTCGTTCAATCGTTCCGACAGTGCGAATTTTACGGAGTTGGAACCAAATTTTACGAATGAAAAAGTAAGAAAACAGGAAGACGAGGGGAATGAGAATTGCCATTTCCGTTCGCCTTCCTTCTCACTCTCTAAACGAGAGCTAAGTCTTTTTCCTCAGTGTTTGGAGAAGAACCGTCATCTTTTTTCGGGACTTCTTTGTAGTCTGTCCAAGGAGTTTCGGAATACACAAGTTTCCCTTCTGCCAAATCTACCAAAATTTTGGTAGGGTTGTCATAGACCCCTTTTAGAGACTGCACTGCCATATAATCTTCTAACTCTCTTTGGAACACACGTCTGAGAGGACGTGCCCCGTAGTTTTGGTCATATCCAATGGTAGCAAAGTGTTCTTTTGCCCCTTGCGATAATTCCACTAAAACTTTTTTCTCCGTCAAACGTTTGTTAAAATCTTTTAACATGATATCAACAATGCTAACGATTTCTTCTTTTTTGAGAGGAGCAAAGTATACAACTTCATCCACACGGTTGAGAAACTCAGGATTGAAATGTTTTTTCAACTGTTCTCTTGCTTGTTCTGCTTTGTAAGTTTCTCTTTCTTCAGCAAAATCTTCAAAACCCAATCGTCCACCTTTGGAAATTTCCTTGGCGGCAATATTGGATGTCATGATGATAATGGTATCTCGGAAATTAACTTTACGACCTTTTGTGTCTGTTAGATTTCCCTCTTCCATTATTTGGAGTAGGATATTAAACAAATCATGGTGTGCTTTTTCAATCTCATCGAGTAACACCAAACTATATGGTTTTCTCCTCACAAATTCAGTGAGTTGGCCACCATCATCATACCCAACATACCCTGGAGGTGCTCCGATGAGTCTGGAAACTGCATGAGGTTCCATATACTCGGACATATCAATACGAAGCATATTGTCCTCAGAACCAAACAATTGCTCTGCGAGAGCTTTTGCGAGTTCTGTTTTTCCAACACCTGTTGGTCCAAGGAAGATAAAAGAACCCGTAGGTCGTTTTTCACTTTTGAGACCAGTACGAGAACGTCTAACAGCACGTGCCACTTTTTCGATGGCTTCGGTTTGGCCGACAATTCGAGATTTGATGTCTTCTTCTAAATTGAGAAGTTTGGTGTTTTCGGACTGTTCCATTTTTTTCAAAGGAATGCCTGTCCATAAACTGACCACTGAAAGGATGTCTTCTTCTTCAATCGAAACAGCATACCCTTCCATACGTTCTTGCCATTGTTTGGTTTTTTCTTCCAATAGGCCTTTTTTACGGTTCACTTCATCACGAACAGCTGCTGCTTTCTCATACTCTTGGCTACGAACCAAATCTTCTTTTTTGACAGAAAGTGCTTTGATCTCTTCTTCAATCTCTTTGATTTCATTAGGTCGTTGGCAATTCGCAAGGCGTGCTTTCGCTCCAGCTTCATCAATGATGTCAATTGCCTTGTCTGGTAAAAATCGATCATTGATATAACGATGAGATAATTTCACAGCTTGCTCGATGGCTTTTTCCGAATAACGCACCTTATGGTGGGCTTCGTAAGCTTTTTTCAAACCGTCTAAAATGAGAACTGCATCATCCACAGAAGGTTCAAGAACCTTCACCATTTGGAATCGTCTTTCCAAAGCAGAATCTTTTTCGATGTATTTACGGTATTCGTTATTGGTTGTCGCACCAATACATTGTAGTTCCCCACGAGCGAGTGCCGGTTTTAGAATGTTAGCAGCATCCACTGCCCCTTCGGCCGCACCTGCTCCAATGAGAGTGTGTAACTCATCTATGAAGATGATGATGTTTTGTGAAGTGACGATTTCTTTCATGATTTTTTTCAATCGTTCTTCGAACTCACCACGGTATTTGGTTCCTGCAATAAGGCTTGCCAAATCCAAAGATAACACTCGTTTGTCGAAAAGCAAATCTGGAACTAATTTTTCAATCACCGCTTGTGCAAGACCTTCTACAATTGCTGTTTTACCAACACCCGATTCTCCTACAAGAACTGGGTTATTTTTTGTCTTACGAGATAAAATCTGAATCACTCGTTCGATCTCTTTTGACCTTCCGATGACCGGATCCAATTTTTTCTCACGAGCAAGTTGTGTGAGGTCACGTGCAAATTCATCTAGGATCGGAGTTTTACTTTTTTCTTGTCTTGGAGTTGCCGTTTGTGTTTGGCTTTGCCCAGTGGTTTGGGAACCCGTTGTCCCACCACCTACCGCACCCGAAGGTGGAGCTCCGAGAAGTCTTAAAATTTCCGATTTGATGACATTATAGTTCACACTGAAGGAAGATAATGATCCGCCAGCGATGTTATTATTATCACGAAGTAATGCGAGTAAAATGTGTTCGGTTCCCACATAATTATGTTTGAGGCGTTTTGCCTCTTCTTTGGAAACTTCGATCATTTTTTGGTACTTGTCTTGTCCTTGGCTGACATCGAGTAACAAAGCACCCGAACCCTCACGGGTACGTTTCTCCACTTCTTTACGGAGTTCGTTTAAATTGATGTTTAGATTCGTTAGAATCTTAATCGCGACAGAGTCCTCTTCCCGGAGAAGCCCAAGTAGAATGTGTTCAGGACCGATAAAATCGGAGCCTAAACGTTTAGCCTCATCTTGGGCGATTTCGTTGATGACTCTTTTTGCTCTTTTTGTGAATTCCAACATGCCGCACCCTGCCTTTAGTAATTAGACGAACGTCCTTGTTCCCATCATGACCGTACTGGGTCAAAGGGAGCCTCGTAAACCAAGAATTTTGTAAAACTGACGTTTTTGGACCGCGAATGCGTTCTTCCACGAGATTTTTACGACAAGTCCACGGAAGTTTCCCAGGGACTCTCTTCTATGATCGGTGGAAGGAGCAATTTCTATACCAAATTCAGAGAGTTTCTCGAAAAGTGAAAAGAACCTGGGATCAACTCCTTCTCTTATCCCAAGGAGGAGAGAATCCCTCCTTCCTTTCCCCATATTGGTAGGACAAGACGAAATAAACCCAAACCCAGGGCGATATGCCCAGTGTTTTCGTCTGTAGAACAAACGAAGGAGAGAACTATTTTCCCGAGAAACCCTTGTAGGTAACGTTTTGTTGGTGTTTCGAAATTGTTCGTAGCTTTGATCCAAATTTCTTAGAATTTCCAAACGTACATGGTCTTCTGAACCCAAATACAAATGGTAAACTGGACCTACTCCTTCTTTTGATACGATAAAACTGTTTGAGCCCTCTTTCCAATTTTCCCAAAATCCATCTGCATCTAACAATTGTTTTACTTCCATTTCCTTTGGTTCATAGTATGGAAACAGTGAATGGGCCAAATTCCTTGTGAGCCGAGTTCTCAAAGACAGGATTTGGATCTTGGATTGGCTTCGAGAGAAAATCTCTTCCAATTCTGTTAAAAGTGAAATGGGTATCCACAATCGGCGAGATTGTTTAGGAAGACTAAACACTGTGACACAATGTTCGCACCCATATTTACCAGAGATCTGAAATTGAGTGTCCTTTGTGCCACAAATCCGGCAATACATTACAGGCTAACGGGCGATAGTTTACCAGAAACAATTCGATTCCGTTTGTGAGCCATGGAAGCAAGTTCTAAGTCATGGGTCACAAGGATGAGAGAAAACTTAAATTCGTTTTGTAAGTCTTTGATGAGATCCATAAGATGCCTTGAGTTATCACGATCCAAGTTCCCTGTCGGTTCATCGGCAAGGATGAGTTGCCTTCTTCCCACAAGGGCACGCGCCACACCCACACGGGCACTTTCTCCTCCTGAAAGTTGGGAAGGAAAACTTTCGGTTCGTTCACCGAGACCTACTTTTTTTAAGATCTCAATGGCTTCTGCTTTTGCTTGTGATGGATTCATCCTTGCAATGAGAAGGGGCATCATCACATTTTCTAAGGCAGTAAAATCTGGAAGCAGTAAGTGTTGTTGGAAGATAAAGGAAATTTTTTCCGCACGAAAACTTTCTCTTTGTTTTTCGCTTAGATTTTTCAGTGAAACTCCACAGACTTCCACCTCACCGTCGTCAAACGAGTCCATGGCGCCGAGGATATTGAGGAGTGTGGATTTTCCAACACCAGATGCTCCTTCCACGGAAACGATTTCACCAGGTAACACTTCAAAGTCGAGACCAGAAATGATATGGTACCGTTTGTCCACAACTTGGTAATATTTTTCTAATTTACGAACAGAAACAGTTGGTTTGATTTCAGAATTAGTCATTGCGAATGGTATCCACTGGGTTTAGATTAGCAGCCATACGTGCAGGGAAATACCCAGCGAGGCCTGAGAGAATGGTAGCAGCAGTTGTCACCATAAAGATAAAGGAAATATCAATGTCCACTGGGATGTGATCAAAGTAATAGATATCTTTTGGAACAAGTTCCACAGGATCCCAATCCCCTGGATTTAAGAGACTCCCCACACCATTAATGATTTCCGAAATCGCATTGATGATGACTTCTAACTTTGTCGCGATAAAAATCCCTGTCATCCCACCCACAAGAGAAGACAATATCCCAACGATCATGGCATTCAATGTGAAGATGAGAAGGATATCGTTAGATGCAAGGCCAAGTGCTTTTAAGGTTCCAATGGACCTACGTTTCGCACGAATGAGGGAGTGGACCGTTGCTACCATCCCGAGGGCAGCAAGTACGATGAAAAGAAACACTATGATGGAGATGATGGTTTTTTCCAATCGCAGTGCTGCAAGGAAATTCTCTTGTTCTTCTGCAATGGTTCGAACAGACCATGAAGTATCATCTTGGATTTTTTGATTCCAATTTTCTTCGTTTAACCGAGATAAGATTCTATGTTTGGTGAGTTTCAAATCGTCCA encodes:
- a CDS encoding ATP-dependent Clp protease ATP-binding subunit encodes the protein MLEFTKRAKRVINEIAQDEAKRLGSDFIGPEHILLGLLREEDSVAIKILTNLNINLNELRKEVEKRTREGSGALLLDVSQGQDKYQKMIEVSKEEAKRLKHNYVGTEHILLALLRDNNNIAGGSLSSFSVNYNVIKSEILRLLGAPPSGAVGGGTTGSQTTGQSQTQTATPRQEKSKTPILDEFARDLTQLAREKKLDPVIGRSKEIERVIQILSRKTKNNPVLVGESGVGKTAIVEGLAQAVIEKLVPDLLFDKRVLSLDLASLIAGTKYRGEFEERLKKIMKEIVTSQNIIIFIDELHTLIGAGAAEGAVDAANILKPALARGELQCIGATTNNEYRKYIEKDSALERRFQMVKVLEPSVDDAVLILDGLKKAYEAHHKVRYSEKAIEQAVKLSHRYINDRFLPDKAIDIIDEAGAKARLANCQRPNEIKEIEEEIKALSVKKEDLVRSQEYEKAAAVRDEVNRKKGLLEEKTKQWQERMEGYAVSIEEEDILSVVSLWTGIPLKKMEQSENTKLLNLEEDIKSRIVGQTEAIEKVARAVRRSRTGLKSEKRPTGSFIFLGPTGVGKTELAKALAEQLFGSEDNMLRIDMSEYMEPHAVSRLIGAPPGYVGYDDGGQLTEFVRRKPYSLVLLDEIEKAHHDLFNILLQIMEEGNLTDTKGRKVNFRDTIIIMTSNIAAKEISKGGRLGFEDFAEERETYKAEQAREQLKKHFNPEFLNRVDEVVYFAPLKKEEIVSIVDIMLKDFNKRLTEKKVLVELSQGAKEHFATIGYDQNYGARPLRRVFQRELEDYMAVQSLKGVYDNPTKILVDLAEGKLVYSETPWTDYKEVPKKDDGSSPNTEEKDLALV
- a CDS encoding ATP--guanido phosphotransferase, which codes for MAHSLFPYYEPKEMEVKQLLDADGFWENWKEGSNSFIVSKEGVGPVYHLYLGSEDHVRLEILRNLDQSYEQFRNTNKTLPTRVSRENSSLLRLFYRRKHWAYRPGFGFISSCPTNMGKGRRDSLLLGIREGVDPRFFSLFEKLSEFGIEIAPSTDHRRESLGNFRGLVVKISWKNAFAVQKRQFYKILGLRGSL
- a CDS encoding tetratricopeptide repeat protein, coding for MKHFFHITAVICLLVSTLYAQEKEQVGSAYFQAVDEYKTKNYSKSIELVKSLLADGKSSYEFFALLAYNYDKLNDFDNSYKNMLEARKRKPDDEDLLQGSLAILTRHKKWKPAIELAEKAIPMYPQNPEIRYYYALALSEKGASKTALSQIEKAKAGSPSDVRMLELEGKIYYQLKNYDKADMSLRWASSINQNSAEIWNNLALVQESLFRTNRKLGKKNQANTYLEEAKTCIEKASSLNGESNTIKENSKRITSLVAL
- a CDS encoding efflux RND transporter periplasmic adaptor subunit, giving the protein MNRKKLYGFVSLIGIILILILVFFFRGSKSNLLVIQKGSLVEAVYALGTVKPVDSFILKFGIAASVREIYVEEGQSVKKGDPLLVNDSGITFRSPFTGTVTKLSIAKNETAMPGLPILEIQNLKEVYISVSLDQESALRVKPGQHAQLSFESIRGNVYKGEVERIYPSNGQFLVRIKPHELPQGILPDMTTDVAIEVSSKDNVILVPLVAVERGKLTRYRNGKREKIEIRIGAINSEFGELIQGDLIEGDEVLVKN
- a CDS encoding ABC transporter ATP-binding protein, with product MTNSEIKPTVSVRKLEKYYQVVDKRYHIISGLDFEVLPGEIVSVEGASGVGKSTLLNILGAMDSFDDGEVEVCGVSLKNLSEKQRESFRAEKISFIFQQHLLLPDFTALENVMMPLLIARMNPSQAKAEAIEILKKVGLGERTESFPSQLSGGESARVGVARALVGRRQLILADEPTGNLDRDNSRHLMDLIKDLQNEFKFSLILVTHDLELASMAHKRNRIVSGKLSPVSL
- the mtaB gene encoding tRNA (N(6)-L-threonylcarbamoyladenosine(37)-C(2))-methylthiotransferase MtaB, with translation MKIKFHTLGCRLNFFETDGMYTILKDKGFTLATADENAEYIVVNTCTVTNKADVKNRNIIRNAIRTNPGAKVYVTGCYAETDKEVLQNIPGVFGVFGNTEKSSLPYQILADWEGKSYSQPPNLDRFSYSDVLPEGHTRAYLKIQDGCNRKCSYCKIPAARGLGVSRNYGDIIDQVKYLQDNGVGEIQLTGVNLGWYRLENGDKGFLNLVEDILKVLEYSRIRLSSIEPPDVGSGLLDLMQHPRFCKFLHVPIQSGSRKILKDMRRTYHPDAFRTRIELAKSKLPNLFLGTDVIVGFPSETEVEFQETKQLLIELGFAKLHVFPYSVRKGTSAESLGDPIPGDEKKRRVLDLMALSSELHTKYAKSAIGKTFEAILENDGRLVTDHYLKGRLPETFPIDTLQKGQFVDVRCEEYFPAKDKEGEFLFTFAR